A region from the Nocardioides exalbidus genome encodes:
- a CDS encoding deoxyguanosinetriphosphate triphosphohydrolase, whose product MGIEEQYDDSARERVVAEPPKRVDAPVRFAFERDRARVVHAAASRRLAAKTQVVGPQTDDFVRNRLTHSLEVAQVARDLARALGTHPDITETAALAHDLGHPPFGHNGERVLAELSADCGGFEGNAQTLRLLTRLESKTFDADGRSVGLNLTRAVLDACTKYPWGRAEATGPHGVHADGTPRVVVKFGVYDDDRPVFDWLRVGVDGPDPRRRCLEAQVMDLADDVAYSVHDVEDGIVAGRLDLTRLDRDALWETVRSWYLPGTDDDALDSALEGLRAVGSWPRSSYDGSRRSLAAIKNLTSDLIGRFCGDVQQATFAAADGGPLVRHRADLVVPTETEVEIGVLKGIAALYVMQADDRVSLMARQRELVAELVEVVWERGRDALDPVFTEDWDTAVDDAARRRVVIDQVASLTDASAVTRHAALAS is encoded by the coding sequence ATGGGCATCGAGGAGCAGTACGACGACTCGGCACGCGAGCGCGTGGTCGCCGAGCCACCGAAGCGGGTGGACGCACCGGTGCGCTTCGCGTTCGAGCGCGACCGGGCGCGCGTGGTCCACGCCGCGGCCTCGCGCCGGCTGGCGGCCAAGACCCAGGTGGTCGGCCCGCAGACCGACGACTTCGTGCGCAACCGGCTCACGCACAGCCTCGAGGTCGCCCAGGTCGCCCGCGACCTGGCGCGCGCGCTCGGCACGCACCCCGACATCACCGAGACCGCGGCGCTGGCCCACGACCTGGGCCACCCGCCGTTCGGCCACAACGGCGAGCGGGTGCTCGCCGAGCTCAGCGCCGACTGCGGGGGGTTCGAGGGCAACGCCCAGACCCTGCGACTCCTGACGCGGCTGGAGTCGAAGACCTTCGACGCCGACGGCCGCTCGGTGGGGCTCAACCTCACCCGCGCCGTGCTCGACGCCTGCACCAAGTACCCCTGGGGCCGTGCCGAGGCCACCGGGCCGCACGGCGTGCACGCCGACGGCACCCCGCGGGTGGTCGTGAAGTTCGGGGTCTACGACGACGACCGCCCGGTCTTCGACTGGCTGCGGGTCGGCGTCGACGGGCCCGACCCGCGTCGTCGCTGCCTCGAGGCACAGGTGATGGACCTCGCCGACGACGTGGCCTACTCCGTGCACGACGTCGAGGACGGCATCGTCGCCGGTCGCCTCGACCTCACCCGCCTCGACCGCGACGCGCTCTGGGAGACGGTGCGGTCCTGGTACCTGCCCGGCACCGACGACGACGCGCTCGACTCGGCGCTCGAGGGCCTGCGTGCCGTCGGGTCCTGGCCGCGGTCGTCGTACGACGGCAGCAGGCGGAGCCTCGCCGCCATCAAGAACCTCACCAGCGACCTCATCGGGCGCTTCTGCGGCGACGTCCAGCAGGCGACCTTCGCCGCCGCGGACGGTGGGCCTCTCGTGCGGCACCGCGCCGACCTCGTCGTGCCGACGGAGACCGAGGTGGAGATCGGTGTGCTCAAGGGCATCGCCGCGCTCTACGTGATGCAGGCCGACGACCGGGTGAGCCTGATGGCCCGGCAGCGCGAGCTGGTGGCCGAGCTCGTCGAGGTGGTCTGGGAGCGCGGTCGCGACGCCCTCGACCCGGTCTTCACCGAGGACTGGGACACCGCTGTCGACGACGCCGCCCGACGCCGCGTGGTGATCGACCAGGTCGCGTCGCTCACCGACGCGAGCGCGGTCACCCGCCACGCAGCGCTGGCGAGCTAG
- a CDS encoding DUF3618 domain-containing protein — MAESRTPEELEAEIALQREQLAGTVDELAAKLDVKAHAQHTVADLKDAATTDSGKPRPEVLAAAGSLVAMAVVLVVWRLRRHR; from the coding sequence ATGGCTGAGTCCAGGACGCCGGAGGAGCTCGAGGCGGAGATCGCCCTCCAGCGCGAGCAGCTGGCCGGCACGGTCGACGAGCTCGCGGCCAAGCTCGACGTGAAGGCGCACGCGCAGCACACCGTCGCCGACCTCAAGGACGCCGCGACCACCGACTCCGGCAAGCCCCGTCCCGAGGTGCTCGCCGCCGCCGGGTCCCTCGTGGCCATGGCCGTCGTCCTCGTCGTCTGGCGCCTGCGGCGCCACCGCTGA
- a CDS encoding phage holin family protein, protein MTPQHGEPETQTLGALVHQLSEQIPGLVRSEIRLAQAEVAEKGRHVGIGIGMFGAAGLLGFLSLASFVAAAILGLAQVVDGWLAALIVAVVLLGATAVAGLLGKGQVSEATPPAPERAIDGIKEDIATMKGDHHG, encoded by the coding sequence ATGACGCCCCAGCACGGAGAACCAGAGACCCAGACCCTGGGCGCTCTCGTCCACCAGCTGTCCGAGCAGATCCCCGGTCTCGTCCGCTCCGAGATCCGCCTCGCCCAGGCCGAGGTCGCCGAGAAGGGCCGGCACGTCGGGATCGGGATCGGGATGTTCGGGGCCGCCGGGTTGCTGGGGTTCCTCTCGCTCGCGTCCTTCGTGGCCGCTGCGATCCTCGGCCTGGCCCAGGTCGTCGACGGATGGCTCGCCGCCCTGATCGTGGCGGTCGTGCTGCTCGGCGCCACCGCCGTCGCCGGGCTGCTCGGGAAGGGGCAGGTGTCCGAGGCGACGCCGCCCGCGCCGGAGAGGGCGATCGACGGCATCAAGGAGGACATCGCGACGATGAAGGGAGACCACCATGGCTGA
- a CDS encoding DUF5994 family protein has product MTTPHVPVPRGPLRLRMGRSPGQDVLDGGWWPQSRDLQVELADLIDHFPDHLGRVTRAVVSPPDWDLRARAVAVSGRYVKIESFPRDDMHLVVLTTSRRARLRLLVVPHDLTDDQGEEALLAAATHGNAHPARELLDTVTEHPDVDPRDYWTNG; this is encoded by the coding sequence ATGACGACGCCCCATGTTCCTGTCCCTCGGGGCCCGCTGCGTCTGCGGATGGGCCGGTCGCCGGGTCAGGACGTCCTCGACGGCGGGTGGTGGCCGCAGAGCCGTGACCTCCAGGTCGAGCTGGCCGACCTGATCGACCACTTCCCCGACCACCTCGGCCGGGTCACCCGGGCCGTCGTGTCGCCGCCCGACTGGGACCTGCGGGCGCGGGCGGTGGCCGTCTCGGGGCGCTACGTGAAGATCGAGTCGTTCCCGCGCGACGACATGCACCTCGTCGTGCTGACGACCTCGCGCCGGGCCAGGCTGCGGCTCCTGGTGGTGCCGCACGACCTCACCGACGACCAGGGCGAGGAAGCCCTGCTGGCGGCCGCCACGCACGGCAACGCCCATCCCGCCCGGGAGCTGCTCGACACCGTGACCGAGCACCCGGACGTCGACCCCCGGGACTACTGGACCAACGGCTGA
- a CDS encoding YtxH domain-containing protein, whose amino-acid sequence MKKLTLLLAAGAGYVLGTRAGRERYEQIKKAVTRVKDDPRVQEKAHQAADLAKEKAQAAAPVVKDKVATAAGTVSDKVTPGNHRSDLEDQLNPDNVALQDNPYPQGDLP is encoded by the coding sequence ATGAAGAAGCTCACCCTGCTGCTCGCCGCCGGCGCCGGCTACGTGCTCGGCACCCGCGCCGGGCGCGAGCGCTACGAGCAGATCAAGAAGGCCGTCACCCGGGTCAAGGACGACCCCCGAGTCCAGGAGAAGGCCCACCAGGCCGCCGACCTCGCGAAGGAGAAGGCCCAGGCCGCTGCTCCCGTCGTCAAGGACAAGGTCGCCACGGCTGCCGGCACGGTGTCCGACAAGGTCACGCCCGGCAACCACCGCTCCGACCTCGAGGACCAGCTCAACCCGGACAACGTCGCGCTGCAGGACAACCCCTACCCGCAGGGCGACCTGCCCTAG